A stretch of Prunus dulcis chromosome 6, ALMONDv2, whole genome shotgun sequence DNA encodes these proteins:
- the LOC117630732 gene encoding carbamoyl-phosphate synthase large chain, chloroplastic — MDHCLSHSESALSPKLSIFANSKPYLSKPNHFSFFLYSKKLGARTAAPSLHLRSWPSKLATFTKNPSRRVNSVRSESSHAGAAANGEPPKLGKRTDIKKILILGAGPIVIGQACEFDYSGTQACKALKEDGYEVVLINSNPATIMTDPDLADRTYITPMTPELVEQILEKERPDALLPTMGGQTALNLAVALAESGALAKYGVELIGAKLDAIKKAEDRDLFKQAMKNIGVKTPPSGIATTLDECIKIAHEIGEFPLIIRPAFTLGGTGGGIAYNKDEFEDICKAGIAASVTSQVLVEKSLLGWKEYELEVMRDLADNVVIICSIENIDPMGVHTGDSITVAPAQTLTDKEYQRLRDYSIAIIREIGVECGGSNVQFAVNPVDGEVMVIEMNPRVSRSSALASKATGFPIAKMAAKLSVGYSLDQIPNDITKKTPASFEPSIDYVVTKIPRFAFEKFPGSQPILTTQMKSVGESMALGRTFQESFQKAVRSLECGFSGWGCAKIKELDWDWEQLKYSLRVPNPDRIHAIYAAMKKGMKVDDIHELSYIDKWFLTQLKELVDVEQFLLARNLSDLTKDELYEVKKRGFSDKQIAFATKATEKDVRLKRLSLGVAPAYKRVDTCAAEFEANTPYMYSSYDFECEAAPTQRKKVLILGGGPNRIGQGIEFDYCCCHTSFALQKAGYETIMMNSNPETVSTDYDTSDRLYFEPLTVEDVLNIIDLEKPDGIIVQFGGQTPLKLSLPIQQYLDENKPKCASGSGYVRIWGTSPANIDAAEDREKFNTILNELKIEQPKGGIAKSEADAIAIAKDIGYPVVVRPSYVLGGRAMEIVYSDDKLATYLENAVEVDPERPVLIDKYLSDAIEIDVDALADSQGNVVIGGIMEHIEQAGVHSGDSACSIPTKTIPASCLETIRSWTIKLARRLNVCGLMNCQYAITLSGDVFLLEANPRASRTVPFVSKAIGHPLAKYASLVMSGKSLHDISFTKEVIPAHVSVKEAVLPFEKFQGCDVLLGPEMRSTGEVMGIDYEFPIAFAKAQIAAGQKLPLSGTVFLSLNDLTKPHLEKIATAFLGLGFKIVSTSGTAHILELAKIPVERVLKLHEGRPHAADMVANGQIQLMVITSSGDALDQIDGRQLRRLGLAYKIPVITTIAGALATAEAIRSLKSSTVKMIALQDFFDDESKAGSDKKLQSVSSSL; from the exons ATGGACCATTGCCTCAGTCACAGTGAATCAGCTCTCTCTCCCAAGCTCTCAATTTTCGCCAACTCCAAGCCGTATTTGTCGAAACCAAACCACTTTAGCTTCTTCCTCTACTCTAAGAAGCTCGGAGCCAGAACCGCCGCGCCCTCTCTCCACCTCCGATCATGGCCCTCAAAGCTCGCCACTTTCACCAAGAACCCGAGCCGCCGAGTCAACTCCGTCCGGAGCGAGTCCTCCCACGCCGGAGCTGCGGCGAACGGAGAGCCGCCGAAACTGGGGAAGAGAACGGACATAAAGAAGATCCTGATACTCGGAGCTGGGCCGATTGTGATAGGGCAAGCCTGCGAGTTCGATTACTCGGGCACTCAGGCCTGCAAGGCTCTCAAGGAGGACGGATACGAGGTCGTTTTGATCAACTCGAACCCGGCCACCATCATGACCGACCCGGACTTGGCTGACAGGACTTACATTACGCCGATGACGCCCGAGCTGGTCGAGCAAATCCTCGAGAAGGAGCGGCCCGACGCTCTGTTGCCCACCATGGGTGGCCAGACAGCGTTGAACCTTGCCGTGGCATTGGCCGAGAGCGGCGCTCTAGCCAAATACGGCGTCGAATTGATTGGAGCGAAGCTGGatgcaataaaaaaagcaGAGGACAGAGACTTGTTCAAGCAGGCCATGAAGAACATCGGAGTCAAGACACCGCCGTCTGGGATTGCGACGACGCTTGATGAATgtatcaaaattgctcatgAAATCGGAGAGTTTCCGTTGATTATTCGGCCTGCTTTTACTTTGGGCGGGACTGGAGGGGGCATTGCTTATAACAAAGATGAGTTTGAGGACATTTGCAAGGCCGGGATAGCGGCAAGTGTGACGTCTCAAGTTTTGGTGGAGAAATCGTTGTTGGGTTGGAAGGAGTATGAGCTTGAGGTGATGAGAGACTTGGCTGACAATGTGGTGATTATATGTTCCATTGAGAATATTGACCCAATGGGGGTTCATACTGGGGACTCAATCACTGTGGCTCCTGCTCAGACTTTGACTGATAAGGAGTATCAGCGGCTGAGGGATTATTCCATTGCTATCATAAGGGAGATTGGAGTGGAATGTGGTGGTTCTAATGTGCAGTTTGCGGTTAATCCTGTAGATGGTGAGGTTATGGTGATTGAGATGAACCCAAGGGTGTCACGGTCCTCGGCTCTTGCTTCCAAAGCTACTGGTTTTCCAATTGCGAAAATGGCTGCCAAGTTGTCAGTTGGGTATTCCTTGGATCAGATACCTAATGACATTACAAAGAAGACACCAGCTAGTTTTGAGCCTTCCATAGATTATGTGGTAACCAAG ATTCCCCGGTTTGCATTTGAAAAATTTCCTGGTTCACAGCCCATATTGACTACCCAAATGAAATCTGTTGGTGAGTCAATGGCACTGGGTCGCACATTTCAAGAGTCCTTTCAGAAAGCAGTTCGATCTTTGGAATGTGGGTTCTCTGGATGGGGCTGTGCGAAAATTAAGGAACTTGACTGGGATTGGGAACAGTTGAAGTATAGCCTCCGAGTTCCTAACCCAGACCGCATCCATGCCATATATGCTGCAATGAAGAAGGGGATGAAGGTAGATGATATTCATGAGTTGAGTTACATTGACAAATGGTTCCTGACACAGCTTAAGGAGCTTGTAGATGTGGAGCAATTTCTCCTGGCTAGAAACTTGTCTGATCTAACAAAGGATGAGTTATACGAAGTGAAAAAAAGAGGTTTCAGTGACAAACAGATAGCTTTTGCCACTAAAGCCACTGAAAAGGACGTCCGGTTGAAGAGGCTATCTTTAGGTGTTGCTCCGGCATATAAGCGGGTGGATACATGTGCTGCGGAGTTTGAGGCCAATACTCCTTATATGTACTCTTCCTATGACTTTGAGTGTGAAGCAGCTCCCACCCAGAGGAAGAAGGTTTTGATTTTAGGTGGAGGACCAAATCGAATCGGTCAGGGGATAGAGTTTGACTACTGTTGTTGCCATACGTCCTTTGCCCTTCAG AAAGCAGGATATGAGACCATTATGATGAATTCAAATCCTGAAACAGTATCCACAGATTATGACACGAGTGACCGTCTATATTTTGAGCCACTGACTGTTGAAGATGTGCTGAACATAATTGATTTGGAAAAACCTGATGGCATCATTGTGCAGTTTGGAGGTCAAACACCATTGAAGTTGTCTCTTCCTATCCAGCAGTATCTAGATGAGAACAAGCCTAAATGTGCAAGTGGGTCTGGATATGTACGCATTTGGGGTACTTCACCTGCTAACATAGATGCTGCTGAGGACAGGGAGAAGTTCAATACAATCCTTAACGAGTTAAAGATTGAACAACCAAAAGGAGGAATTGCCAAGAGCGAAGCTGATGCTATTGCCATTGCAAAGGACATTGGGTACCCAGTTGTTGTCCGGCCTTCCTACGTATTGGGTGGCCGAGCCATGGAAATTGTATATAGTGATGACAAACTTGCGACCTACCTCGAAAATGCTGTTGAGGTGGACCCGGAACGCCCTGTATTGATTGACAAGTATCTATCCGATGCAATTGAGATTGATGTTGATGCACTTGCCGACTCTCAGGGTAACGTTGTCATTGGTGGAATAATGGAGCACATTGAGCAGGCTGGGGTCCATTCTGGTGACTCTGCTTGCTCAATTCCAACAAAAACCATCCCTGCTTCTTGCTTGGAGACAATTAGGTCATGGACTATAAAATTGGCTAGGAGGCTGAATGTGTGTGGGCTGATGAACTGTCAGTATGCAATTACATTGTCTGGAGATGTTTTCTTACTTGAAGCAAACCCTCGTGCTTCCCGTACCGTCCCATTTGTGTCCAAGGCGATTGGACATCCATTGGCTAAATATGCTTCCCTTGTCATGTCTGGGAAGTCTCTTCATGATATAAGTTTCACAAAAGAGGTAATTCCTGCACATGTGTCAGTAAAAGAAGCTGTTCTCCCATTTGAGAAATTCCAAGGCTGTGATGTGTTGCTGGGGCCTGAGATGCGTAGCACTGGTGAGGTGATGGGTATTGATTATGAGTTTCCCATTGCATTTGCCAAGGCTCAGATTGCTGCGGGGCAGAAGCTACCACTTTCTGGCACTGTCTTCCTCAGCTTAAATGATTTGACCAAACCTCATCTTGAAAAGATTGCGACAGCCTTTTTAGGGCTTGGATTTAAGATTGTTTCAACTTCTGGGACAGCTCATATTCTTGAGTTAGCAAAAATTCCAGTGGAACGAGTGCTGAAGCTGCATGAAGGGCGGCCTCATGCTGCTGATATGGTTGCTAATGGGCAAATCCAGTTAATGGTGATCACAAGTTCAGGTGATGCACTTGATCAGATTGATGGACGGCAACTAAGGAGGTTGGGCCTTGCTTACAAAATTCCAGTAATAACAACAATTGCCGGAGCTTTAGCAACTGCCGAAGCAATAAGGAGTCTAAAGTCCAGCACTGTTAAGATGATTGCACTTCAGGACTTCTTTGATGATGAGAGCAAAGCTGGGAGTGATAAAAAGTTGCAGTCAGTCTCCTCCTCTCTGTGA
- the LOC117630734 gene encoding uncharacterized protein LOC117630734: MKKLQAKNKHLQEDDEDQEDQESMDHDDEDIHSQESEQEVELHDDQKGKQVVQIDVHHQNGDRVCEQCGKRFQNGKALGGHIKVHFNQSLLPKKNKNLFKPKNKHLSLKEAHSPVGDDHSNKISCYVCNKNFPSIKSLHGHMRLHRERDWKGVRPPGPALSPCDESNSSSSYENVSEDEDDGDSSLSDRTIETDNDVANFLVNWTKIEQRRRSLIANQTEPNHAENSGLSNQRQRMPHYAEDQVGEFAGKKPIEKSPVGYKGSPSSKKIKCDGRSNKKSTMEASKSTVGTKPMKDIGLLDQTHKQIPTKRQEFGSRRSDTISDVNMDEDSGFSSKYVENQVGELSVKKPIQKSPVGYKGKPSFKIKLKLDGKGKASMQDVDENDDQTSGKTKPKKMTMKSTSKTGTKPIKDTALLYQTRKQMARKTQEFGTKIAEKGKYHEEAEAVEHGIKQFECNICPCKFSTGQALGGHKRGHNYKGVPVKEARGTAQVAPMDLEDGEIRTDPTKFNLDLNQLPHQTDDEDIGG, encoded by the coding sequence ATGAAAAAGCTCCAAGCGAAAAATAAACACCTccaagaagatgatgaagatcaAGAAGATCAAGAAAGCATGGATCATGATGATGAGGACATACATTCACAAGAGTCAGAACAAGAAGTAGAACTACATGATGATCAGAAAGGTAAACAAGTAGTACAGATTGATGTTCATCATCAAAACGGAGATCGGGTTTGTGAGCAATGTGGTAAGAGATTTCAAAATGGAAAAGCTTTGGGAGGTCACATAAAAGTTCACTTCAATCAATCTCTTCTTcccaagaagaacaaaaacttGTTTAAGCCCAAGAACAAACATCTTTCTTTGAAGGAAGCACATAGTCCTGTTGGTGACGATCACAGCAACAAAATTTCATGCTATGTTTGCAACAAGAATTTCCCATCAATCAAATCTTTGCACGGTCACATGAGACTCCACCGAGAAAGAGACTGGAAGGGTGTCAGGCCTCCGGGGCCTGCTCTGTCCCCGTGTGACGAAAgcaactcttcttcttcatatgaAAATGTGTCTGAAGATGAGGATGATGGTGATAGTAGTTTATCTGACCGCACCATAGAGACAGATAATGATGTAGCAAATTTCTTAGTAAACTGGACCAAGATCGAACAGAGACGCAGGAGTCTAATTGCTAACCAAACCGAGCCTAATCATGCAGAGAATAGTGGTCTATCTAACCAAAGACAAAGAATGCCTCATTATGCAGAGGACCAAGTTGGTGAATTTGCAGGGAAGAAGCCAATAGAAAAATCACCAGTTGGATACAAAGGCAGCCCTTCAtctaaaaaaatcaaatgtgATGGTAGAAGTAACAAGAAAAGTACCATGGAGGCAAGTAAAAGTACTGTAGGTACAAAACCCATGAAAGACATTGGCTTGCTTGATCAAACCCACAAGCAGATTCCAACAAAGCGTCAAGAATTTGGATCCAGAAGATCAGATACAATCAGTGATGTGAACATGGATGAAGATTCTGGGTTTAGTAGTAAATATGTGGAAAACCAAGTTGGTGAACTTTCAGTGAAAAAGCCAATACAAAAATCACCTGTTGGATACAAAGGCAAACCTtcattcaagatcaaattgaaacttgaTGGTAAAGGAAAGGCTTCTATGCAAGATGTTGATGAGAATGATGATCAAACTAGTGGGAAGACGAAGCCAAAAAAGATGACGATGAAGTCGACTTCGAAAACAGGTACAAAACCCATAAAAGACACTGCTTTACTTTACCAAACCCGCAAGCAGATGGCAAGAAAAACTCAAGAATTTGGTACTAAAATTGCTGAGAAGGGAAAATACCATGAAGAAGCTGAAGCAGTGGAACATGGCATCAAACAGTTTGAGTGCAATATTTGCCCCTGCAAGTTCTCAACGGGTCAGGCTCTTGGAGGCCACAAGAGAGGTCACAACTATAAAGGAGTACCAGTGAAAGAAGCTCGAGGAACAGCTCAAGTAGCACCCATGGATTTAGAAGATGGTGAGATCAGAACAGATCCTACAAAATTCAACTTGGATCTCAACCAACTTCCTCATCAGACAGACGATGAAGATATTGGTGGGTAG
- the LOC117630735 gene encoding phosphatidylinositol transfer protein 1-like: MVLMKEFRIVMPMSLEEYQVAQMYMVRKMQQQNTTSTEGVEILENKSFEDDVLGKGHYSSKIYRLQSKAPTWLTTFAPADALIMQEEAWNAYPRCKTVIKCPYFTKFQLTIETVHRADNGQSDNVHGLSKGQLATRDVEIVDIASSARDYWSYVVSSSNTDLSKFTSAKTGRGPLLEGWQDKSKPVMTAYKLVTIDAPYWGFGYRIENALLLGERALFLESHRNCFAWIDEWFGLTVEQIRELEQQSDSLKEELGRPTLVKSVEDFDQRLLPESEDIYSGQRAQLST, encoded by the exons ATGGTTCTGATGAAGGAATT TCGGATTGTGATGCCCATGTCGTTGGAAGAG TATCAAGTAGCGCAGATGTACATGGTTAGGAAGATGCAGCAACAGAACACGACCAGTACTGAAGGGGTTGAAATATTGGAGAACAAATCCTTTGAAGATGATGTACTTGGAAAGGGTCACTACTCTTCCAAAATTTACCGTCTACAAAG CAAAGCTCCTACTTGGCTCACCACTTTTGCACCGGCAGATGCTCTCATCATGCAAGAGGAAGCCTGGAACGCATACCCAAGATGCAAAACAG TAATCAAG TGCCCATACTTTACCAAGTTTCAGCTGACCATTGAAACAGTTCACAGGGCTGACAATGGGCAGTCAGATAAT GTGCATGGTCTAAGTAAAGGACAACTAGCAACCAGGGATGTGGAAATTGTTGATATTGCTTCATCTGCAAGGGATTACTGGAGTTACGTCGTTAGCAGTAGCAACACAGACTTATCCAAATTTACGTCAGCGAAAACTGGCCGTGGTCCACTTTTAGAAGGATGGCAG GATAAGTCGAAGCCAGTTATGACAGCCTACAAACTCGTCACTATTGATGCACCATATTGGGGTTTTGGCTATAGAATTGAAAACGCTTTGCTACTG GGTGAACGGGCTCTTTTCCTAGAAAGTCACCGGAATTGTTTTGCTTGGATCGATGAATGGTTTGGGTTGACAGTGGAACAGATACGTGAACTTGAACAACAAAGTGACTCATTGAAGGAG GAACTTGGGAGGCCGACTTTGGTAAAAAGTGTGGAAGATTTCGACCAGAGATTATTACCAGAAAGTGAAGATATTTATAGTGGGCAGAGAGCTCAACTCTCAACTTAA
- the LOC117630737 gene encoding 40S ribosomal protein S21-2-like has translation MQNEEGVITELYIPRKCSATNRLITSKDHASVQINVGHLDENGIYTGQFSTFALCGYVRAQGDADGGLDRLWQKKKAEVKQH, from the exons ATGCAGAACGAAGAGGGAGTTATCACTGAGCTTTACATTCCCAGGAAATG CTCGGCCACCAACAGGTTGATAACTTCAAAAGACCACGCTTCCGTTCAGATCAACGTTGGGCATCTGGATGAGAATGGCATCTACACAGGCCAGTTCTCCACTTTTGCTCTCTGTGGTTACGTCCGTGCTCAG GGAGATGCCGACGGTGGTCTGGACCGACTCTGGCAGAAGAAGAAAGCTGAAGTTAAACAACACTAG
- the LOC117630736 gene encoding LOB domain-containing protein 1 codes for MECSNETMNTNYTTTSSTPLSQSPSSSPSSPPPPLPPTPTPNPPVVISPCAACKILRRRCADKCVLAPYFPPTEPAKFTIAHRVFGASNIIKFLQELPESQRADAVSSMVYEASARIRDPVYGCAGAICHLQKQVNELQAQLAKAQAELVNMQCQQANLVALICMEMTQSNDQGSPQQSLDHNFITSSHGSNQSNVSFLDDTTTLGSLWEPLWT; via the exons ATGGAGTGCAGTAATGAGACAATGAACACAAACTACACAACCACCTCCTCAACCCCTCTGTCTCagtctccttcttcttcaccatcctctcctcctcctcctctgccTCCTACTCCAACTCCAAACCCACCTGTGGTTATAAGTCCTTGTGCTGCATGCAAGATCTTGAGGAGAAGATGTGCAGACAAATGTGTCTTGGCACCTTACTTTCCTCCCACTGAGCCAGCCAAGTTCACTATTGCTCATCGTGTCTTTGGGGCTAGTAATATCATAAAGTTCTTGCAG gAACTTCCAGAATCTCAAAGAGCTGATGCAGTGAGCAGCATGGTTTATGAGGCCAGTGCAAGAATTAGAGACCCAGTTTATGGGTGTGCAGGGGCAATCTGCCACCTCCAGAAACAAGTGAATGAGCTGCAAGCACAATTAGCCAAGGCACAAGCTGAGCTTGTCAACATGCAATGCCAGCAAGCCAACCTTGTGGCACTAATTTGCATGGAGATGACACAATCTAATGATCAGGGCTCTCCTCAGCAATCACTTGATCACAACTTCATCACCAGTTCTCATGGCAGCAACCAGAGCAACGTAAGCTTCCTTGATGACACCACCACTCTAGGCTCATTGTGGGAACCACTTTGGACATGA